The following nucleotide sequence is from Streptomyces leeuwenhoekii.
CAGGAACCCGGCGCGCTGATCACCGAGCGGATCGTCGACACCCTGGTCGGCGCGCTGGTCGGCTTCGCCGCCGCCGTGGCCGTCACCAACCGGCGCGCGGGCGACCGCGTCGAGCGCGCGGTGGCCGTCGCGGACCGCGCCCGTGAGCGCGCCGCCCGCCTGCTGGCCGAGCCCCATGCGGCGCCCGGCGCCCTGGACGCCGCCCACCGCGCCTTGGCCGCCGCACTGGTCGAACTGCGGGCCACCGCCGACGCCGCGGCCGGTGAGTGGTGGCAGCGCGCGCTGCCCCAGGAGAGGGTGGTGCGCGCCGAGCAGGCCGGACACCGTACGCTCGCGGCCATGGTCCGCCGCCGGACCGACGCGGCCGGACCAGGACGCGGGGACGACGACGGAGGACGTACGGCCATGACGGCAAGCGGTGGGCGCCCGGTGGACGAGGGCACCGGGGCGGGTACGGCGGCGGGGGACACCGTGGCCGCGGTGGTCCGGCAGTGGCGGGCCGTCCGCCCCGGTCTCGACACCGGACCCATGGAGATCATCGGCCGCATCAACCGCTGCGCCGCCCTCCTCCAGCAGGCCGAAGACGCCCCGCTGCGCCGGGCCGGCCTGAGCCGCGCCGAGTTCGACCTGCTGGGGGCCCTGCGCCGCACCGGTCACGAGCTCACCCCGGGGGAGCTGGCCCGCGAGACCTTCTCCTCGGGCGCCGCCGTCACCAAGCGCCTCAAGCAGCTCACCGAGCGCGGCCTGGTCGAGCGCCGCGGCGACACCCGCGACCGCCGGGTCGCCCACCTCCGCCTCACGGACGCCGGCCGCGACCTCGTCGACGGCATCCTGCCCGAGCAGCTCGCCTACGAGACCGCCGTGCTGTCCGGCATGGACGGCCCGCGGCGGGACGACCTGGCCGCGCTGCTCGGGGAACTGCTCGGCCAGCTCGAAGGACGCCTGGACGCGCTGCGGGCCTGACCCCGGGGCAGCGGGGCAACGGGCCGCACAAGGACACCGGGGGTCGGAGCGCCGGTGTCAGTCCTGGTGCGCCCGGTACACCCCGAACATCGCCCCCTGCGGGTCCCGCAGCACCGCGATGCGCGGCCCCTCGGGAAGCGAGGTCGGCACCATGAGGACACTGCCGGAGCCGCCCGTGGCGTCGGCCGCCGCGGCGTCCACGTCCGCCACCGCGAAGTACGGCAGCCAGTGCGCCGGCACCTCGTGCGGGAACTTGTCGTCCATCGTCACCATGCCGCCGAATTCGGCGCCGCCCACGCGCCACCGGGGGTAGCGCTCCCCGCCGCCGACGCTCCAGCCGAAGACGGCGGCGTAGAAGTCCCGGGCCCGGGCGGGCTCGCGGGTCAGCAGCTCCACCCAGCCCAGCGCCCCGGCCGCGTGGAACAGTCCGGCGCCCGCAAAGGCACGGGCCTGCCACACCTGGAACACCGCCCCGTCCGGATCCGCGGCCACCACGAAGCGGCCCGCGTCGAACACGTCCGCCGGGCCGAGCAGGACCGCCCCGCCGGCCTCCGCCACCCGGCGCGCGGCGTCGTCCGCGTCGTCCACGGCGAAGGAGACGTTCCACGCCACCGGCTGCGCCGGCTGGTACAGCGGGGTCAGTCCGGCCACCGCCGCGTCCCCGAGGTGCGCGATCGTGTAGCCGCCCGCCTGGAGCCGCGCGTCGATCGTCGGGCGCCAGCCGAACAGCTTGGTGTAGAACCGCTTGGCCGCCTCCACGTCGCTGGTCCCCAGCTCGGCCCAGCAGGGCCCGCCGGTCACCGGTCGGTCGAGCTTCATGGCGTCGGGCGTCCCTTCCGCAGACCTGGCCAGGCCCCCCTCCAGCACGCTAAGCCTCCGCCCGGACTCCGGCCATCCGGCACCAAGGCACCGGCGCGGGCGGCCCGGCCCGGCAGCCCCGGGGAGCTCAGATGCCCGGCCGATACCGCAGCGGATGGTCCGCCGGCACCTCCACCAGCACGATCTGCGTCCCGTCCGGATCCGCGATCCACATCTCCACCAGCCCCCACGGCTCCCGCACCGGGGGCCGGGTGATCTCCACGCCCCGCGCCCGCAGCTCCTCGTGGGCCGCGGTGACATCCCCGACCTGGAGCCACAGCCGCACGGCCGGGGAGGGCGGGGTGTCGGAGCGGCCGGAGACCTCCAGGAAGCCGCCGCCCAGGAAGTAGACCGTGCCGCGCTCCGGGCCCGTACCGAACTCCCGGTAGACGGCCAGGCCCAGTCGCTCGCCGTAGAAGGCGCGGGAACGTTCGGGATCGGTGGGGCGGAGCAGGATCCTGCTGCCGAGTACGTGGACCATGCACCCGGAGCCTAACGGCAGCGTTACGCTCGTCCGTGCCCACGCCGCGCCCGAGAACGGGAGACACCACCATGGCCACCACCACGACCGGACTGACGTTCCGCGACGCCGCCGACGCCGACGTGGACGAGCTCGTCGCGCTCATCGAGTCGGCCTACCGCGGGGAGTCCAGCCGGGCCGGGTGGACCACCGAGGCGGACATCCTCCAGGGGCAGCGCACCGACCCGGAGGGCGTGCGGGAGGTCATCACGTCGCCCGACAGCCGGCTGCTGACGGTGGAGCGGGACGGGCGGATCGTGGCCTGCTGCCAGCTCGAGCACCGCGGGCAGTACGCCTACTTCGGGATGTTCGCGGTCAGCCCGGCGCTCCAGGGCGCGGGCCTGGGCAAGACCGTCATCGCCGAGGCCGAGCGGCAGGCCCGTGAGACCTGGGGCGTGACGGAGATGCACATGACCGTGATCTCCGTCCGCGAGGAACTCATCGCCTGGTACGAGCGCCGCGGCTACCGCCGTACGGGACGCATGACGCCCTTCCCGTACGGCGACGAGCGTTTCGGCGTTCCCCAGCGCGCCGACCTGCGGTTCGAGCTGCTGGTCAAGCCGCTGGTGTGATCCTCACGCGGTGAAGCGGCCGGTGCGCTTGATCTCCGGGCGGTCGGTGGTCGCGCCGTCCAGGCCCAGGGCCCGTACCAGGCGCAGGTGGTCCTGGGTGTTCACCACCCAGGCGAAGACCCTCAGGCCCGCCGCGCGTGCCAGCCCCACGATCTCCAGGGTGATCCGGTTGATGTCCAGGCAGAGGGTGGCGGCCCCGGCCTCGACGGCGCGCTCCACGACCTCGGGGCCGTAGTACTGGGCCACCAGCGCCGTCCGCACCCCCGGCACCAGACGCGCGACCTCCATGATCGCCTCCGGGTGGAAGGAGATCACCTCCACCCGGCCTGCCAGGTCCCGCCGGCGCATCACCTCCGCCAGCGTCCGCGCCGCCGCCACGTCCTTGATCTCGGCCTGGAGCGGCACCGACACCGCGTCCAGCACCTCTTCGAAGACCGGGACCCGCTCGCCGTGGCCCGCGTCCAGGGCGCGCAGCTCGGCGAGGGTCTTGCCGGCGATCGGGCCGGTGCCGTCGGTCGTCCGGTCCACGTCCGCGTCGTGCATGACGACCAGGGCGCCGTCCTTGCTCAGGTGCAGGTCGAGTTCGACGACGTCGAGTCCGGCCTGCTCGGCGGCGACGAAGGAACGCAGGGTGTTCTCCGGCTCGACACCCATGACTCCGCGGTGACCGATGGTGAGGAAGTTCAAGGTCCGACTCGCTTCCGTCGACTGCGGCGGGCAGGTCCGCAGCGTAACGCCGGTCGGTGCTCCCTCCCCGCTTCGGTGTGCCCGACAGGAAAACATGCGGTGAAGGCGGGGGTCGGGCAGGATATTTTCCTGAGGTGCCCCTTGCTGAGAGAAACCCCGTACGCATACGGTGTGCCCACGCGAGTTCTCCTGTGGAGGATGGGACATGACGGAAATTCTTGTGCAGGTGGGTGCGGAGGAAAGGGTTCCTCCGGTGGCCAGGGTGGTGGAGCACCCGGCATGGCCCGTGCTCAAGGATGCCGTGGAGCAGATCCGGCCATGGCAGTCCAAGGACGGGTCGATCGACTTCGACGCCGAGGGCGCCCCGCGGCGCGCCGAGGCCGAGGACGCCGTACGCCGAGTCGCCGGCGCCGTCGAGGAGCTGTCCCCGCTGCTCCCGCACGACCGCGCCTACCACGAGGCCCTCGTGAAGGACCTGCGCCGCTGGGCCGAGGACGGCTTCCAGGTACCCGACTTCCTGGACTCGCTGCTGGCCTTCCAGCCGGCCGCCGACCGCCGGGACGGCCTCCAGCACCTGGTCGTCTTCCCGATGTACACCCAGAACGGCAACCCCGACCGCAACCTGGAGGCGGTCGTGCTGCGCATGGTCTGGCCGGAGTGGCTGGCCGAGCTGGAGCGCACCCGCTACGACAACCCGCTGTTCTGCGGCATCACCTTCGAGGACTTCACGGCCGGGTACGACACCAACTCCGCCGTCCTCTTCCCCGAGACCATCGCCGTGCGCGAGGCCCCCGAACGCTTCACCTGGGGCGGCATCTTCTGCGACCGCGAGGCCGCCCGCTTCCGCCGGGTCACCGCCGCCGCCGTCGACATCCTGGGCCTCGAGCTGCCCGAGGACGTCGCCGCCATGGTCCACGACCAGAAGCGCTGCGAAGAGGCGTTCGTGCTGTGGGACATGATCCACGACCGCACCCACAGCCACGGCGACCTGCCGTTCGACCCGTTCATGATCAAGCAGCGCCAGCCGTTCTGGATGTACGGACTGGAGGAGCTGCGCTGCGACCTCACCGCCTTCAAGGAGGCCGTGAAGCTGGCGGCCGACGGCGTCCCGCAGGCCCGTGACGTGCAGTACGCGGTGCTGTTCGACCGCATGTTCCGCTTCCCGGTCACCGGCGAGCGGGTCCGCAACTACGACGGCCTCGGCGGCCAGCTCCTCTTCGCCTACCTGCACAAGCACGACGTCGTGCGCTGGACCGACAACAAGCTCTCGATCGACTGGGAGCGCGCCCCGCAGGTCACCAACCAGTTGTGCGCCGAGATCGAGAAGCTGTACCGGGACGGCATCGACCGGCCCAAGCTCGTCCACTGGTTCGCCGGGTACGAGCTGGTCTCCGCCTATCTGGCCCCGCACCCCGGCTCGAAGTGGGCCAAGGGACCGGACGCCCTGGACCTGACCCAGCCGCCGCGCAAGCTCGTGGACGACGTGCTTCCGGACGAGTTTCCGCTGAGCATGTTCTACGAGGCGCTGTCCAAGAAACTGAAGAACGTGATCGCCTCCACCAAGGGCATCACGGCGGACGGCACGGAGCGGGTGGCCGCGTGAGCGGCCGCACCACGGACAAGGCTCGGGAGGCGAGGACCATGGGGAACGGGGCGCTCGACGGCGCGGTGATCGCGGTGGCCGGTGCGGGCGGACCCGCCGGCCGGGCCGCGCTGCTGCGGCTCGCCGAGGCGGGGGCGACCGTCGTCGGCTCGGACAACGACCCGCAGCGGCTGGCGGAGGCCGTGGACGCGGCGCGCTACGCGCACGGCGGAGCCACGGTCACCGGCGAGACGGTCGACCTGCTCGACCTGGACGCCACCAAGGGCTGGGCGGACCGGATCGAGAAGGAGTACGGCCGCGTCGACGGCCTGGTCCATCTCGTCGGCGGCTGGCGCGGCAGCCAGACCTTCACCAAGACGAACCTCGACGACTGGGACCTCCTCGAGAAGCTGCTGATCCGCACGGTGCAGCACACCTCCCTCGCCTTCCACGAGCCGCTCCAGCGCAGCGACCGCGGACGCTACGTCCTGATCAGCGCCGCGGGCGCCACCAAGCCCACCGCGGGCAACGCCGCCTACTCGGCCGCCAAGGCCGCCGCCGAGGCGTGGACACTGGCCATGGCCGACTACTTCCGCAAGGCGGGGGGCGAGCAGGGGCCGACGTCCGCGGCTGCGATCCTGGTGGTGAAGGCGTTGGTGCACGACGCGATGCGCGCCGAGCGCCCCAACGCGAAGTTCGCGGGCTTCACGGACGTCGGGGATCTGGCCGAGGCCGTCGCCGGCGTCTGGGACAAGCCCGCCGCGGAAGTGAACGGAACCCGTCTGTGGCTGACCGAGAAGCCGTGAACCGACCCAGGACCGACGCGCGTCGTCATCACGACCCCGAGGTCCGTGGTTTCGCCAGCGACAACTACGCCGGCGCCCACCCCGAGGTACTCGCCGCCCTGGCCCTGGCCAACGGCGGGCACCAGGTCGCCTACGGCGAGGACGCGTACACGGAGAACCTCCAGCGCGTCGTCCGCGGCCACTTCGGGGCGACGGCCGAGGCGTTCCCCGTCTTCAACGGCACCGGGGCCAACGTCGTGGCGCTCCAGTCGGTCACCGACCGCTGGGGCGCGGTGATCTGCGCCGAGAGCGCGCACATCAACGTCGACGAGTGCGGGGCGCCGGAGCGGGTCGGCGGACTGAAGCTGCTCACCGTCCCCACCCCCGACGGCAAGCTCACCCCCGAGCTGATCGACCGGCAGGCCTACGGCTGGGACGACGAGCACCGTGCCATGCCGCAGGTCGTCTCGATCACCCAGAGCACCGAGCTCGGCACCCTCTACACCCCCGAGGAGATCCGGGCCATCTGCGAGCACGCCCACGCGCGCGGGATGAAGGTCCACCTCGACGGCTCCCGGATAGCCAACGCCGCCGCCTCCCTGGACGTGCCCATGCGGACGTTCACCAACGCGGCCGGGGTCGACATCCTCTCCCTGGGCGGCACCAAGAACGGCGCCCTGTTCGGCGAGGCCGTCGTCGTCATCAACCAGGACGCCGTCCGCCACATGAAGCACCTGCGCAAGCTGTCCATGCAGCTCGCCTCCAAGATGCGCTTCGTCTCCGTGCAGTTGGAGGCGCTGCTCGCCAAGGACCTGTGGCTGCGCAACGCCCGGCACGCCAACGAGATGGCTCAGCGCCTCGCCGAGGGGGTCCGGGCGGTGCACGGGGTGGAGATCCTCTACCCGGTGCAGGCCAACGCGGTCTTCGCCCGGCTGCCGCACGAGGTGAGCGAGCGTCTGCAGAAGCGGTTCCGCTTCTACTTCTGGGACGAGGCCGCGGGCGACGTCCGCTGGATGTGCGCCTTCGACACCACCGAGGAGGACGTGGACACCTTCGTGGCGGCCCTCAAGGAGGAGATGGCCCGCTAGGGCCGGGCACACGGCGAAGCAGGACACAGCAATGCATAGATATGCAGTCACCTGAAAAGTCATTGACTGACGGGTGATCGCGTTCCTATGCTCTGCGGGCATGGAGCTGATTCAGGAAAACCCCGACCTTTCCGCCTACTTGGCTGCCGACGAGGTCATCGACCATGACCATTTGGTGGTACGGAAGACGGCCGCGCGCCTCGCCAAGGAGGCGGAGGACTCGTATGCCTATGCCCGCCTGGCCTTCGAGTTCGTCCGCGACGTGATCCCGCACTCGCAGGACTCCGGTGATCTGCGCGTCACCTGGAGGGCCTCCGACGTCCTGGAGCAGGGCACCGGCATCTGCTACGCCAAGGCCCACGCGCTGACCGCGCTGCTGCGGGCCGAGGACATCCCCACCGCTCTGTGCTACCAGCGCCTGCTGCACGACGATGGCGCCGGACACGTGGTGCACGGGCTGGTCGCCGTCCGCTTCGGCGGCGCCTGGCACCGCCAGGACCCGCGCGGCAACAAGCCCGGCGTGGACGCCCGCTTCTCCCTGGACGGGGAGCGGCTCGCCTTCCTCCCCGACCCCGCGTCCGGCGAGGTGGACTACCCGCTGCTCCACGCGGAACCGCATCCGGCCGTGCTGGGCGCCCTGAAAGCGGCGCCCGACCGGCCGCACCTGTGGCAGACGCTCCCGGCCGGGCTGTGAGGCGAGGCGGGGCCGCGCGCTCGCCGCGTCCGCCGAGGCGCCCGTACCGAGACGGCGGCCCGATCCGCCGTACCACCGGAGGCGCCCGCCCCCGGAGCGGGGGCCGCCGCACGCTCCGCACGGGGCCACCGCGCCGCTCCTCCGTCCTGCCGGGACGCCGAACGGCTGCCGGCACGGATGGATGGCCCCCGGGGCCTGTCCGGTTCCCGGGTCACGGAGGCGAGGCGGTCGTGGCCGGGGCGCTCAGTGCGCCTCCTCCGCGCGGACCTCCTGCGCGCGGACCTCTTCCGCCGTGGGCGCCGTGCCGCCGAGGTGGGCAGGCATCCACCAGGTGTCGTCCGGGCCCTTGGGGCGCACCGGATAGGCGCGCTGCGCGGCCTCCAGCAGCTCCTGCACCCGCTCGCGCACCCGGCGCGTGATCGCGCCCGCGTACTGCTCGCGGGACGCCTCGATCGCCTCGCCGACCCTTATCGTGATGGGGATGTGGCTGCGCTTGAAGTTGCGCGGGTGGCCCTTGGTCCACAGCCGCTGCGTGCCCCACACCGCCATCGGGATCAGCGGGACGCCCGCCTCCTGGGCCAGGCGCGCGGCACCCGACTTGAAGCTCTTGAGCGTGAACGACTGCGAGATGGTCGCCTCCGGGAAGACTCCGACGATCTCGCCCGACCGCAGGGAGTCCAGCGCGTGCGCGTAGGCGGCCTCCCCCTGGTTGCGGTCGACCGGGATGTGCTTCATCCCGCGCATCAGCGGGCCGGAGATCCGGTGGCGGAAGACGGACTCCTTCGCCATGAAGCGCACGAGGCGCTTCTGCGGCAGCGCCGCCAGTCCGTTGAAGATGAAGTCCAGGTAGCTGATGTGGTTGCTCACCAGCACGGCGCCGCCCGAGCGCGGAATGTTCTCCGATCCTCGGCAGTCGATCTGGAGGTCCCACACCTTGAACATGGTGCGGGCGAGACCGACGACGGGGCGGTAGACGAGTTCTGCCATGGGCCGGACGGACCCTTCCTGCTCTGCCTGGGAAGGGACTCCCAGTCGAAAGTTACGCGGCCGTAGGTTTACGGCATGTCGCAGATGGTGCCCGAAGAACGGCCGGTGAACCAGTCTTGGTGCCCGTCGGCGGCGTAATCCTCGTCACGTCCCGTCTTTGACCCGGTTTTTGCCCCCTGGTTACTCCCCGCCTACCTCCCTCGCCTCGCCGTGGCCTCCGTGGCGCCGGCCTCTCGCGCGCATCACACGCCCCGCGGCGGACACCCGGAGAAGGGCGGGAATCTTCGCGGCCCGGCGAGCGCTTCCGACAGGGGCGGCCGGACCGGACCGGTGCGCCCCGGTGGTTACGGCGGTGAGCGGCCACGGCACCGGACGACGGACACGACAGTGGGAGAGGGCGCGTGCGCGAACGGGACGACGGAGTGCGGCTGGATGCCGCCCGGCTGGGCACCGCTCTCGGCGAACGCGCCACGCTCGTGCAGTTCTCCAGTGCCTTCTGCGCCCCCTGCCGGGCCACCCGGCGCATCCTGGGTGAGGTGGCGCGCATGGTGCCGGGCGTCGTCCATGTCGAGATCGACGCCGAGGCCCGTCTCGGCCTGGTCCGCGCGCTGGACATCCTCAAGACGCCGACGGTCCTCGTGCTGGACGCGGACGGCCGGATCGTGCGGCGCGCCGCCGGGCAGCCGCGCACCGCGGACGTGATCGCCGCTCTGGGGGAGGCCGTATGACGCGCCCCGCCGGGGCCGCCGCCCGTCGTCCGACGCCTGGGGACGGCCCCGCGCCGGTCCCGCCCGGTGCGGGCACGCCCGCACGCGCCGCTCCCGATCTGCTGCGGTCCGTCTTCCGGCGCCACGCCGCGGGGGTCGCCGTCATCACCGCGGGCGGCGAGCGGGGCCCGGCCGGATTCACCGCCACCTCCCTCGCCTCCGTCTCCGCCGAGCCCCCGATGCTCTCCTTCGGGGTCGCCACCGGCGCCTCGAGCTGGCCCGCCATCGCCGCCGCCGGCCACGTCGGCGTGCACATACTCGGTGAGCACCAGCGGGAGCTCGCCGCCACCTTCGCCCGCAGCGGCGCCGACCGCTTCGGCCCGTCCACCGCCTGGCGCGAGGGTCCCGAGGGCGTGCCCGTCCTCGACGGTGTCCTCGCCTGGCTGGTGGGCCGCGTCGTCGCCCGCGTCCCCGCCGGCGACCACCGCGTGGTGCTGGCCGAGGTGGTGCACGGCGACTGCGCCGGACCCGGCCGGCCGCTCCTGTACCACCAGGGACGCTTCACCGCCCTGCGTGACTGACCGGCCCGGGGCGCTTCTGCGGAACGGTCGGGTTCCGGTTACGCTGCGTTGCGAAGGTCACAGTTCAAAGCGCTTGCTTAGCGGGCATGAACTCGATGTACTGACGAGTAATATTCCGGCAGGGAGTGCGGGGACGCCCCGGCCGGGATCGGCCGCTTGGGGCGCCTATGCTGCCTGCAAGCAGGCAGCACTGAAATGTCGACGCAGTAGGAGAGCCGGCGTGAGCTTGAGGATCGTTGTCACCGTGAAGTACGTGCCCGACGCCACTGGCGACCGGCACTTCGCCGATGACCTGACCGTCGACCGTGACGACGTGGACGGTCTGCTCTCCGAACTGGACGAGTACGCGGTCGAGCAGGCGCTGCAGATCTCGGAGAACTCCGACGACGACGTGGAGATCACCGTTCTGACGGTGGGCCCCGAGGACGCCAAGGACGCGCTGCGCAAGGCGCTGTCCATGGGTGCGGACAAGGCGATCCACGTCGAGGACGACGACCTGCACGGCACCGACGCCATCGGCACCTCCCTGGTGCTGGCCAAGGCGATCGAGAAGGCCGGTTACGACCTGGTGATCTCCGGCATGGCCTCCACCGACGGCACCATGGGTGTCGTTCCCGCGCTGCTGGCGGAGCGCCTGGGCGTGCCGCAGGTGACGCTGCTGTCCGAGGTGAGCGTCGAGGACGGCGTGGTCAAGGGCCGCCGCGACGGCGACACCGCGTCGGAGCAGTTGGAGGCGTCCCTGCCGGCGGTGGTCTCGGTCACCGACCAGTCGGGCGAGGCCCGTTACCCCTCCTTCAAGGGCATCATGGCGGCCAAGAAGAAGCCGGTGGAGTCCTGGGACCTGTCGGACCTCGACATCGACGAGGACGAGGTCGGTCTCGAGGGCGCCTACACGACGGTCGACGCGGCGACCGAGCGTCCGGCCCGCACCGCGGGCACGATCGTCAAGGACGAGGGCGAGGGCGGCAAGCAGCTCGCTGAGTTCCTCGCGAGCCAGAAGTTCATCTGAGGGTCCCGGCCCCTCACCGCCGCTCACGACTTCGCGATTCCGCAAGGAGATCCATCCCATGGCTGAAGTTCTCGTCTACGTCGACCACGTGGACGGTGCCGTCCGCAAGCCCACGCTGGAGCTGCTCACCCTCGCCCGCCGCATCGGCGACCCGGTCGCCGTCGCCCTCGGCAACGGCGCCGCCGACACCGCCGCCACGCTCGCCGAGCACGGCGCGGTGAAGGTCCTCACCCACGACGCGTCCGAGTACGCGGAGTACCTGGTCGTGCCGAAGGTGGACGCGCTGCAGGCCGCCCACGAGGCCGTCTCCCCGGTCGCCGTGCTCGTCCCCTCCTCGACGGAGGGCAAGGAGATCGCCGCGCGTCTGGCGCTGCGCATCGGCTCGGGCATCATCACCGACGCCGTCGACCTGGAGGCCGGCGACGAGGGCCCGGTGGCCACCCAGTCGGTGTTCGCCGCGTCCTACACCACCAAGTCCCGCGTCACCAAGGGCACCCCGGTCATCACGGTCAAGCCGAACTCGGCCGCCGTGGAGTCCGCGCCGGCCGCCGGTGCGGTCGAGGCCCTGTCGGTGACCTTCTCGGAGAAGGCGACCGGCACCAGGATCACGGGCCGTACGCCGCGTGAGTCGACCGGCCGCCCGGAGCTGACCGAGGCCGCGATCGTGGTCTCCGGCGGCCGTGGTGTCAACGGCGCGGAGAACTTCTCGGTCATCGAGGCCCTGGCCGACGAGCTGGGTGCCGCCGTGGGCGCCTCGCGCGCCGCGGTGGACGCGGGCTGGTACCCGCACACCAACCAGGTCGGCCAGACCGGCAAGTCGGTCTCCCCGCAGCTCTACATCGCCTCCGGCATCTCCGGCGCGATTCAGCACCGCGCCGGCATGCAGACCTCCAAGACGATCGTGGCGATCAACAAGGACCCCGAGGCCCCGATCTTCGAGCTGGTCGACTACGGCGTCGTCGGCGACCTCTTCGACGTCGTCCCGCAGCTCACCGAGGAGATCAAGACCCGCAAGGGCTGAGCCCTCCGCGTCACTCCCGCGGCCCCGCGTCCCGCGCCGGACCGCACCGAGGCCCCCGCGACCGTCCGTGGTCGCGGGGGCCTCGGCCGTCCCGGAGGCCGTCGCGCGCCCGGTCCGCCGTCCCCTCCGGTGCTGTACTGGACGTCAAAAGGGGCGTCCCGTCCGGAAAGAGGGTGTTGACCGGCGGGAAGGTCGGCGGATAACTTCGCTCTGCGGATTATTGATTCCGTACAACGGAAAATAGGAGGGTGTGGAATGGGTCAGCAGGAGAAGGTGGCGACGAGCCTCGCGGGCACCGTGAGCGAGGAGATCAGCGCCTCCCTCGCACCGGTCGACGCGGAGCTGGAACGCCGCTACCCCGGAGACCCCGGCACCCGCCAGCCCGTCCACACCGTCTACGTGCCGGGCGACGTCTTCGCCGCCGACACCATCCGCTCCTGGGGCGACCGGGCGCTCGCGGCCCTCGACGAGCACGCCCCCGACGCCGCGTCCTTCGCCGCCGTCCTCGGGCTGTCCGACGACCTCGCCGAGCCGGTGTACTCCCGGGTGCGCGCCAAGCTGGAGCGCGAACCCATCGAGGACCTGCGCATCGACTTCGAGGACGGCTACGGCAACCGCCCCGACGCCGAGGAGGACGAGGCCGCCGCCCGCGCGGCCCGCCTCGTCTCCGAGGCGTACGCCCAGGGCACCGCCGCCCCGTACATGGGCATCCGGATGAAGTGCATGGAAGCGGCGGTGCGCGACCGGGGCATCCGCACCCTCGACGTCTTCCTCACCGGCCTGGTGGAGGCCGGCGGCCTGCCGGACGGGCTGGTGCTGACCCTGCCCAAGGTGACCTACCCGGAGCAGGTCACCGCCATGGCACGCCTGCTGGAGGCGTTCGAGAAGGCGCACGGCCTGGAGCCCGGCCGGATCGGCTTCGAGATCCAGATCGAGACCAGCCAGTCGATCCTCGGCCCCGACGGCACCGCCACCGTCGCCCGCATGATTCAGGCCGCCGAGGGCCGCGCCACCGGCCTGCATTACGGCACCTTCGACTACAGCGCCTGCCTCGGCGTCTCCGCCGCATACCAGGCCAGCGACCACCCGGCCGCCGACCACGCCAAGGCCGTCA
It contains:
- a CDS encoding MarR family winged helix-turn-helix transcriptional regulator, yielding MTASGGRPVDEGTGAGTAAGDTVAAVVRQWRAVRPGLDTGPMEIIGRINRCAALLQQAEDAPLRRAGLSRAEFDLLGALRRTGHELTPGELARETFSSGAAVTKRLKQLTERGLVERRGDTRDRRVAHLRLTDAGRDLVDGILPEQLAYETAVLSGMDGPRRDDLAALLGELLGQLEGRLDALRA
- a CDS encoding VOC family protein — translated: MKLDRPVTGGPCWAELGTSDVEAAKRFYTKLFGWRPTIDARLQAGGYTIAHLGDAAVAGLTPLYQPAQPVAWNVSFAVDDADDAARRVAEAGGAVLLGPADVFDAGRFVVAADPDGAVFQVWQARAFAGAGLFHAAGALGWVELLTREPARARDFYAAVFGWSVGGGERYPRWRVGGAEFGGMVTMDDKFPHEVPAHWLPYFAVADVDAAAADATGGSGSVLMVPTSLPEGPRIAVLRDPQGAMFGVYRAHQD
- a CDS encoding VOC family protein encodes the protein MVHVLGSRILLRPTDPERSRAFYGERLGLAVYREFGTGPERGTVYFLGGGFLEVSGRSDTPPSPAVRLWLQVGDVTAAHEELRARGVEITRPPVREPWGLVEMWIADPDGTQIVLVEVPADHPLRYRPGI
- a CDS encoding GNAT family N-acetyltransferase gives rise to the protein MATTTTGLTFRDAADADVDELVALIESAYRGESSRAGWTTEADILQGQRTDPEGVREVITSPDSRLLTVERDGRIVACCQLEHRGQYAYFGMFAVSPALQGAGLGKTVIAEAERQARETWGVTEMHMTVISVREELIAWYERRGYRRTGRMTPFPYGDERFGVPQRADLRFELLVKPLV
- a CDS encoding glycerophosphodiester phosphodiesterase, with translation MNFLTIGHRGVMGVEPENTLRSFVAAEQAGLDVVELDLHLSKDGALVVMHDADVDRTTDGTGPIAGKTLAELRALDAGHGERVPVFEEVLDAVSVPLQAEIKDVAAARTLAEVMRRRDLAGRVEVISFHPEAIMEVARLVPGVRTALVAQYYGPEVVERAVEAGAATLCLDINRITLEIVGLARAAGLRVFAWVVNTQDHLRLVRALGLDGATTDRPEIKRTGRFTA
- a CDS encoding DUF6421 family protein is translated as MTEILVQVGAEERVPPVARVVEHPAWPVLKDAVEQIRPWQSKDGSIDFDAEGAPRRAEAEDAVRRVAGAVEELSPLLPHDRAYHEALVKDLRRWAEDGFQVPDFLDSLLAFQPAADRRDGLQHLVVFPMYTQNGNPDRNLEAVVLRMVWPEWLAELERTRYDNPLFCGITFEDFTAGYDTNSAVLFPETIAVREAPERFTWGGIFCDREAARFRRVTAAAVDILGLELPEDVAAMVHDQKRCEEAFVLWDMIHDRTHSHGDLPFDPFMIKQRQPFWMYGLEELRCDLTAFKEAVKLAADGVPQARDVQYAVLFDRMFRFPVTGERVRNYDGLGGQLLFAYLHKHDVVRWTDNKLSIDWERAPQVTNQLCAEIEKLYRDGIDRPKLVHWFAGYELVSAYLAPHPGSKWAKGPDALDLTQPPRKLVDDVLPDEFPLSMFYEALSKKLKNVIASTKGITADGTERVAA
- a CDS encoding SDR family NAD(P)-dependent oxidoreductase, whose product is MGNGALDGAVIAVAGAGGPAGRAALLRLAEAGATVVGSDNDPQRLAEAVDAARYAHGGATVTGETVDLLDLDATKGWADRIEKEYGRVDGLVHLVGGWRGSQTFTKTNLDDWDLLEKLLIRTVQHTSLAFHEPLQRSDRGRYVLISAAGATKPTAGNAAYSAAKAAAEAWTLAMADYFRKAGGEQGPTSAAAILVVKALVHDAMRAERPNAKFAGFTDVGDLAEAVAGVWDKPAAEVNGTRLWLTEKP
- a CDS encoding threonine aldolase family protein, whose product is MNRPRTDARRHHDPEVRGFASDNYAGAHPEVLAALALANGGHQVAYGEDAYTENLQRVVRGHFGATAEAFPVFNGTGANVVALQSVTDRWGAVICAESAHINVDECGAPERVGGLKLLTVPTPDGKLTPELIDRQAYGWDDEHRAMPQVVSITQSTELGTLYTPEEIRAICEHAHARGMKVHLDGSRIANAAASLDVPMRTFTNAAGVDILSLGGTKNGALFGEAVVVINQDAVRHMKHLRKLSMQLASKMRFVSVQLEALLAKDLWLRNARHANEMAQRLAEGVRAVHGVEILYPVQANAVFARLPHEVSERLQKRFRFYFWDEAAGDVRWMCAFDTTEEDVDTFVAALKEEMAR
- a CDS encoding transglutaminase-like domain-containing protein produces the protein MELIQENPDLSAYLAADEVIDHDHLVVRKTAARLAKEAEDSYAYARLAFEFVRDVIPHSQDSGDLRVTWRASDVLEQGTGICYAKAHALTALLRAEDIPTALCYQRLLHDDGAGHVVHGLVAVRFGGAWHRQDPRGNKPGVDARFSLDGERLAFLPDPASGEVDYPLLHAEPHPAVLGALKAAPDRPHLWQTLPAGL